The DNA window GTGCTAAATATACACGTGGTCGTACACCAGTTTCTTTACAATATTATGAGACATTTTCAACGAAGAGAGAGGCAATGCAAGCAGAGTATCGGTTTAAGCAGTTAACTAAACAAGAGAAGGAACGATATATTCAAAAAGGAGTGGAAATTAATGATTAGGCAGAAAAGCTTTTCTGATCAACCTTATGGAGTGTTATATCTTGTAGCAACACCAATAGGAAATTTAGAAGATATTACATATCGTGCACTTCGTATCTTAAATGAAGTATCGATGATCGCTGCTGAAGATACTCGTCAAACGCGTAAGCTACTTACTCATTTTGACATACAAACACCACTTACAAGCTATCATGAGCATAATAAACAAAATAGTGGAGATAAGTTACTTACTAGGCTTGAGCAAGGTGAAAGCATTGCTTTAGTCAGTGATGCAGGAATGCCAGCGATTTCAGATCCAGGTAATGATCTTGTAAAAGAAACCATTGAAAGAGGGATTGCTGTGATTCCACTACCAGGTGCTAATGCTGCACTATCAGCTCTAATAGCATCCGGTTTAAATACTGAACACTTTTATTTTTATGGTTTTTTACCTAGAAAGAAAAAAGAAAAAGTGACTTCATTGGAACGTGTGAAGAATATGGACGGTACAATTATTTTTTATGAATCACCTCATCGCCTTAAGGAAACGTTATTAGCGTTATCTGAGGTGTTTGGAAATGAAGAAAGAGTTGTATTAGCGAGAGAAATTACGAAGAAATTTGAAGAGTTTTTACGTGGACCTATTGGAGAGGCACTAATTTGGGCGCAGGAAGAAGAGATTAAAGGTGAATTTTGTATTTTAATAGAAGGAAACAATCAAGAGGCTGAACCTGATTATTGGTGGGAGAGTTTAACATTAGTTGAACATGTTGAATATTACATTTCTGATAGTGGATTAACTTCTAAAGAGGCGATAAAACAAGTAGCAAACGATCGTGAACTACCTAAAAGGGAAGTATATCAAGCTTACCATATTGAAAGTTAGTAAAAAGACCAATGCTTTTTTAAGCATTGGTCTAATTTATTATTTTGATTCGTTAATTCTGTTTTGGATTTCGCTAATGATTTGCTCTGCACCTTCACGGCTTAAAATTAGCTTACCGTTTGCTAGTGTCATGTTATCATCACTTACTTCACCTGTTACGTGACAAGTCATATTTGGCTTGTATTTCTTTAAGATGATGCGCTCATCGTCAACATAGATTTCAAGAGCGTCCTTTTCTTCGATACCTAATGTGCGGCGAAGTTCAATTGGAATAACAACGCGACCTAATTCGTCAACTTTACGTACAATACCTGTAGATTTCATAATGGATGTTCTCCTCCTAAATTATCATTCTATGTAACACTATTCGTCATTTTTCGACATAGATTTACTATCATAATAGCAGTCAGACCTCTTAACGTCAATATTTTTTTGTAAAAAGTTGTAGGATTTATAAATAAATGTATCGTTTTTTGGAGAAATATGAAGATATAAGGATAATAGAGGGAAAAACATTGTATTATATCTCCAAATAGTAATTTTCATGAACTAAATAAACATAAAATAATGCGCAATATTTTACTGTTTCTATATATATTCGACAAATTACAACATTTTAATAGGGTATTCGTATCTTTTTCAGAAAAAATATGGAAGGTATTGATATAATTGTTGATTGGTAATTCAAAATACACTTTCTTGACATTATTAAAACGATTTAGGTATATTTTGAAATGTGTTCTGTTATAATAATAGATATGATTTTCTAGAGATTTTGTATAGTATGAAATCTTTTATTTGAAATAAGATAAAGTGTTGAAATTAATAATGAGTAAATGAATAAATGTGAACATACATTTATCATAATTTAATGGGATTGTCCTAATGCTGAGATAGTGAGGGACTTTGTACTTGCGATGCTCTCGTCCTTTGGGCGGGAGCATTTTTAACGAGTAAAAGGACGTCATATTTGGTGTTAGTTTACTCGTATAAAGTAAATATATGATGTACAATTACATTATTTTAAAATTGAAATGGAGTTTAATAGTTTAAACTTTTTTATACTTAATTAAGGAGGCTATTTGAGTGGGAGAGAATAAAACTTTTTATATTACGACACCAATTTACTATCCAAGTGATAAATTACATATTGGTCATGCTTATACGACAGTTGCTGGAGACGCGATGGCTCGTTATAAACGTCTGCGTGGTTACGATGTTATGTATTTAACAGGTACTGATGAACATGGTCAGAAGATTCAACGCAAAGCGGAAGAAAAAGGTGTAACCCCTCAACAATTTGTAGATGAAGTCGTAAGTGGAATTCAAGAATTATGGGGAAAGTTAGACATCTCTTATGATGATTTTATTCGTACAACAGAATCAAGACATGAAGAAGTAGTCGAAAAGATCTTCAAAAAGTTACTGGATCAAGGTGATATCTATTTAGACGAATATGAGGGATGGTATTGTACACCATGTGAATCATTTTTTACAGAACGTCAACTTGATGATGGTAAATGCCCTGATTGTGGTGGACCTGTTGAGAAGGTAAAGGAAGCATCGTATTTCTTTAGAATGAGTAAATATGCAGATCGACTTCTTAAGTTTTATGAAGACAATCCAGAGTTCATTCAGCCAGAAAAAAGAAAAAATGAAATGATTAATAACTTTATTAAACCAGGCTTAGAGGATTTGGCAGTTTCTCGTACGACTTTTGACTGGGGAGTCAAGGTTCCTGGAGATCCAAAACACGTAATTTATGTTTGGATTGACGCTTTATCCAACTATATTACTGCGTTAGGATATGACACTGATAATGATGAACGCTACCGTAAATATTGGCCAGCAAATGTCCACTTAGTAGGTAAGGAAATTGTTCGTTTCCATACAATCTATTGGCCGATTATGTTAATGGCGTTAGATCTCCCTCTTCCGAAAAAGGTATTTGCTCATGGTTGGTTATTAATGAAAGACGGTAAGATGTCAAAATCAAAAGGCAACGTAATTGATCCTGTAACATTGATTGATCGCTATGGATTAGATGCACTGCGTTATTATTTACTTCGTGAAGTTCCTTTTGGATCCGATGGTGTGTTTACACCAGAAGGGTTTGTGGAGCGTCTAAACTTTGACCTTGCAAATGATTTAGGTAATTTACTTAATCGTACGGTAGCGATGATCGAGAAATATTTTGATGGGAAAGTACCAATGTATGCTGGTTCAGTAACACCATTTGATGATAATCTTGTCGAATTAAACAAAGAAACGGTTACACATGTAGAGAATGCAATAGAAGAGATGCAATTCTCTGTGGCACTAACATCTATTTGGAAACTTGTTAGTCGCACGAATAAATACATTGATGAAACACAACCATGGGTCTTGGCTAAGGATGAACAAGAAAAGGATCAACTAGCTTCAGTGATGGTTCATCTTGCTGAATCTTTACGCCATATTGCGATTATGCTACAGCCTTTCTTAACTCAAGCGCCAGTTGAAATCTTTAGACAACTAGGTGTGAAAGATAAGAGCTTAATGACATGGGATAGCCTCTATCAGTTTGGGTTAATGGCAGATGATACTAGTGTAGAGAAAGGTGACCCAATTTTCCCTCGACTTGAAGTTCAAGTTGAGATCGATAAAATTAAGCAAGATATGCAGAATACAGCACCACAGTTAACAAAAAAGAAAAAAGTAGAAGAGAAAGCAGAAGAAATATCATTTGAAGATTTTACAAAAGTCGAATTGAGAGCTGCTGAAGTAATTGATGCTGAACAAGTTAAAAAGGCAGATAAGTTATTAAAGTTACAATTGGACTTAGGCGATGAAAAGAGGCAGGTAGTTTCAGGTATTGCCAAGACATATAAACCTGAAGACCTCGTTGGAAAAAAAGTTATTTGTGTGACAAACCTGAAACCTGTAAAATTACGTGGAGAAATTTCAGAAGGAATGATATTAGCGGGTGAAGAAAATGGTAAACACGTTCTTGCACAAGTTGATTCGTCTCTTCCAAATGGAACAAAAATAAAATAAAGAACATGCACTCTCGCTCAACAAGCGAGAGTGTTTCATTATATCGTTTAGATAGAATATTGAATGTAGGGGTGTATAGAATGCTTTTTGATACACATGTCCATTTAAATGCTGATCAATTTAACGAAGATCTAGAAGAAACCATTCTTCGTGCTCAAGAAGCGGGTGTGACTGAAATGGTTGTTGTTGGTTTTGATCGTAAGACTATCGAAAGTGCGATTGAAATAGCGGAAAGTTATGAATTCATCTATGCTGCCATTGGCTGGCA is part of the Bacillus solimangrovi genome and encodes:
- a CDS encoding GIY-YIG nuclease family protein; translation: AKYTRGRTPVSLQYYETFSTKREAMQAEYRFKQLTKQEKERYIQKGVEIND
- the rsmI gene encoding 16S rRNA (cytidine(1402)-2'-O)-methyltransferase; amino-acid sequence: MIRQKSFSDQPYGVLYLVATPIGNLEDITYRALRILNEVSMIAAEDTRQTRKLLTHFDIQTPLTSYHEHNKQNSGDKLLTRLEQGESIALVSDAGMPAISDPGNDLVKETIERGIAVIPLPGANAALSALIASGLNTEHFYFYGFLPRKKKEKVTSLERVKNMDGTIIFYESPHRLKETLLALSEVFGNEERVVLAREITKKFEEFLRGPIGEALIWAQEEEIKGEFCILIEGNNQEAEPDYWWESLTLVEHVEYYISDSGLTSKEAIKQVANDRELPKREVYQAYHIES
- a CDS encoding AbrB/MazE/SpoVT family DNA-binding domain-containing protein, which encodes MKSTGIVRKVDELGRVVIPIELRRTLGIEEKDALEIYVDDERIILKKYKPNMTCHVTGEVSDDNMTLANGKLILSREGAEQIISEIQNRINESK
- the metG gene encoding methionine--tRNA ligase → MGENKTFYITTPIYYPSDKLHIGHAYTTVAGDAMARYKRLRGYDVMYLTGTDEHGQKIQRKAEEKGVTPQQFVDEVVSGIQELWGKLDISYDDFIRTTESRHEEVVEKIFKKLLDQGDIYLDEYEGWYCTPCESFFTERQLDDGKCPDCGGPVEKVKEASYFFRMSKYADRLLKFYEDNPEFIQPEKRKNEMINNFIKPGLEDLAVSRTTFDWGVKVPGDPKHVIYVWIDALSNYITALGYDTDNDERYRKYWPANVHLVGKEIVRFHTIYWPIMLMALDLPLPKKVFAHGWLLMKDGKMSKSKGNVIDPVTLIDRYGLDALRYYLLREVPFGSDGVFTPEGFVERLNFDLANDLGNLLNRTVAMIEKYFDGKVPMYAGSVTPFDDNLVELNKETVTHVENAIEEMQFSVALTSIWKLVSRTNKYIDETQPWVLAKDEQEKDQLASVMVHLAESLRHIAIMLQPFLTQAPVEIFRQLGVKDKSLMTWDSLYQFGLMADDTSVEKGDPIFPRLEVQVEIDKIKQDMQNTAPQLTKKKKVEEKAEEISFEDFTKVELRAAEVIDAEQVKKADKLLKLQLDLGDEKRQVVSGIAKTYKPEDLVGKKVICVTNLKPVKLRGEISEGMILAGEENGKHVLAQVDSSLPNGTKIK